The Pontibacillus halophilus JSM 076056 = DSM 19796 genome segment CCGAACACGTTAATCCAGTCGGTCGCTTCCAAGAAGGGAGGTAATTGATCTACGACAAACACGACATCATAGTCTTGGAATACATCACTCTTAACGTTCGGATTTACTCGGGATCCATTTAGCCACACCGCCCTAATTCGCTCGTCTTCAGCTCCCACATTCTTGATGAGTCCCATAACTTCTTCTTCTGTTCTCATGTCCATCCCCTTTACTATTGAAGCCCTTCTGTACGGTTCCCGCTTCCCAATTTCACAAATACAAGCGTCCAGTAGATTAATAGATAGAATGATCCTCCGAAGATAAGCAATGTCCATATTTCCCCTTGTTGCAATCCATAAGCTAAGTGTTGCATTTCATTCAACATTGGATCTCGGTCGATCGTGAAGAGGATATTTAGTAGAGGGATAAGAAGCGATAGTGCGCTCGCGAGTATTGAACTGTTAATGAGGATGCGACGTCTTATGCAATACAACGCCATTGCAAGTGTCAACGCAAACAATAAGTAATAGAAAATAAGAAAGACCGGTGAAACTGTTTCTGCCGGACCCATGTTTGCCACTCCTTTATTCGAAACTTTCGCACTATTTATTCTACACGATTGTGATTTGAAAGGAAAGCGCTTCATCTTTATCATCTAACCAGTTCTTTATACCCTCCATCCTTCCATATCCATCCTTTACGTCTGAACTCTCTAGAAAAGATTAACAAATCTTTATACTTACCGATATAGATTAGGAACATGGTACTAGAACACGAGCAAGAATGACATAAAGAATCGTAAATCGATCATTGAGTAACACCACCGTTGTGCAACTCATTGAACTCTAGGAGGAACTTCAGTTTATGAATGAAAACACCGCACGAACACAATTTGAACAAATCGCAACAAAACGATTAAGCTTCTTACTTATGAGTATGATCCTTCTTTCATACCCGATTATCTATGTCTTTCTAAGGTTGGAGTATGTTACATGGACTGGTCTATTGGTTTATGTCGTAACTGGACTTATTGCAGGAACTGGCATGTTCTTCACGTATCGATTAGCTAGCGACCAAAGCTACGCGAAATTCATTACAGTGAGCTTGTCTTACGTAATCTGTGCTTCGGTCATTTCAATCTTGCCGTCATCTTTATCATGGACAATTGCGTTTTTGTATCTTGGGTTGTCTCTGCTTTATTTAAACCGAACTATCATTCGTCTATCAGGTGCGTTAGGCATCATCATGTTAATTGGCTTAACAACGACTGGACTTGTACAAGTTGAAGGAATTTTCGACTTAACGATTATGTTTGTTGCCTATGCGATGACATGGAGTGCGACTTACTTTATCTGTGTATCAGGAGAAGGATTGATTCGCCAATCTCATACTTACGCAACAGAGGCGCAGCAACAATCTGATAGGGTAATTTCATTAATGGAACAAGCCAAATCTTCTACGCAACAACTTGCGGCAGGGACGACAACTCTTGAATCTTCTAGTCAGCTTATCGTCTCGTCCTCACAAGAAATCGGAGAAGCCATGAATGGAATTGCGAGTAGCTCTTCCATGCAGGCAGAGCGAACAGAACACGGCGTTGCACACATGAATCAGCTTTCACACTACCTTGAAGAGCATGATGTTCACTTAACGAAACTCGCAGAAGCCAATCAGTCTGCGAGTACACTTAAAGAAGAAGGTTCAAAGGAACTGATGCATTTAACTCAAAAGACTGAAACGAGCCATGCGTCCATTTCAGACATCCATGCAATGATTGGGACAACGAAAGAAAGCGCTGAAAAAATCCAACGAGCTAGCGCTCAAATTGACAACATTTCGAGTCAAACGAACCTACTCGCATTGAATGCCTCGATTGAAGCAGCTCGCGCCGGGGAAGCTGGCAAAGGATTCGCTGTCGTCGCAGATGAAATTCGTAAGCTCGCTGAACAATCGAGTCAGTTCAACCATGAAATTGCCTCTGTTATTCAACAACTGACCGAACAAGCATCAGGTGCTGTGGACGCC includes the following:
- a CDS encoding methyl-accepting chemotaxis protein; protein product: MNENTARTQFEQIATKRLSFLLMSMILLSYPIIYVFLRLEYVTWTGLLVYVVTGLIAGTGMFFTYRLASDQSYAKFITVSLSYVICASVISILPSSLSWTIAFLYLGLSLLYLNRTIIRLSGALGIIMLIGLTTTGLVQVEGIFDLTIMFVAYAMTWSATYFICVSGEGLIRQSHTYATEAQQQSDRVISLMEQAKSSTQQLAAGTTTLESSSQLIVSSSQEIGEAMNGIASSSSMQAERTEHGVAHMNQLSHYLEEHDVHLTKLAEANQSASTLKEEGSKELMHLTQKTETSHASISDIHAMIGTTKESAEKIQRASAQIDNISSQTNLLALNASIEAARAGEAGKGFAVVADEIRKLAEQSSQFNHEIASVIQQLTEQASGAVDAVQHVQQLAIEQNTSLESTNRSFEDISQSLMTMNAIIQDISDGRAAMYEKKNDILAIMEDLSSTAEENAATTEEILATIADQTQSIEAISHEIGSISTVSREIETKIQ